From the genome of Nocardia sp. NBC_01503, one region includes:
- a CDS encoding serine/threonine-protein kinase, translated as MFEPAHSVCGRYRLVEVLGSGGFGRVWRAHDEALNVEVALKEVTFARILPDEEHQELLLRAKHEARNAARLRDHPNIVGVYDVVIEHGIPWTVMQIVNGQSLEQRVRSGGPLSVEETARVADSLLNALEAAHEAGIVHRDVKPSNVMLATNGRILLADFGIAVHESDTLVTKTGVLIGSMEYMAPERTGDKRSEPPSDLFSLGATLYYACTGISLFHRDNVTATLSALLFEPLPPIPAAGRLEPLITALLAKDPTRRPSIPLARELLNRQPGSIIRAEQPPVPVPVPENIPAAAVSAVPAPTTETPETTKPFATIRRIRILAAAVTVIILSALAVVTAYHNVVWFSAFADESFGLSDGLSTAPGSCIRKRDSANPPKKAVPCSAAEAQWQIVDRMELRRPQPADDAAKSDFGLRCDRRGGVSFSYPGPDDLELWCLHRR; from the coding sequence ATGTTCGAACCAGCCCATTCCGTTTGTGGTCGATATCGGCTTGTCGAGGTGCTCGGATCCGGTGGATTCGGGCGGGTATGGCGGGCGCATGATGAGGCGCTCAATGTCGAGGTCGCGCTGAAGGAGGTCACCTTCGCGCGGATACTGCCCGATGAGGAGCATCAGGAGTTGTTGCTCCGCGCCAAACATGAGGCGCGTAATGCGGCTCGGCTGCGCGATCATCCGAATATCGTCGGTGTTTACGATGTGGTCATCGAGCACGGGATTCCGTGGACGGTGATGCAGATCGTGAATGGGCAGTCGCTCGAACAGCGGGTGCGATCGGGTGGACCGCTCTCGGTCGAGGAGACCGCCCGGGTGGCCGATTCGCTGTTGAACGCTCTCGAGGCCGCACATGAGGCGGGCATCGTGCATCGCGATGTGAAACCCTCGAATGTCATGCTCGCCACGAACGGTCGAATCCTGCTGGCCGACTTCGGAATCGCCGTGCATGAATCCGATACGCTGGTCACCAAGACCGGGGTGCTGATCGGCTCGATGGAGTACATGGCCCCCGAGCGCACCGGCGATAAACGCAGCGAACCGCCGAGCGACCTCTTCTCCCTCGGCGCGACCCTGTATTACGCGTGCACCGGAATCTCCCTGTTCCATCGCGACAATGTGACCGCGACGCTCAGCGCATTGCTCTTCGAACCACTACCCCCGATTCCGGCCGCCGGTCGACTGGAGCCGCTCATCACCGCGCTACTGGCGAAGGATCCGACTCGTCGCCCGTCCATTCCGCTTGCCCGGGAGCTGCTGAATCGACAGCCGGGCAGCATAATTCGGGCCGAACAGCCGCCGGTCCCGGTCCCGGTCCCGGAGAATATCCCGGCCGCTGCCGTCTCGGCGGTGCCCGCACCCACGACCGAAACCCCGGAAACCACGAAGCCATTCGCCACCATCCGCCGGATTCGTATCCTCGCCGCAGCCGTCACAGTGATCATTCTCAGCGCACTGGCGGTAGTCACCGCCTATCACAATGTCGTCTGGTTCTCGGCCTTCGCCGATGAATCCTTCGGCCTCTCCGACGGCCTGTCGACAGCCCCCGGCAGCTGCATCCGAAAACGCGACAGCGCCAACCCGCCGAAGAAAGCCGTCCCCTGCTCCGCCGCCGAAGCCCAATGGCAGATCGTCGACCGCATGGAACTCCGTAGACCACAACCGGCCGACGATGCCGCGAAATCCGACTTCGGCCTGCGCTGCGACCGCCGCGGCGGCGTCTCCTTCAGCTACCCCGGCCCGGACGACCTGGAACTGTGGTGCCTGCATCGCAGATAA
- the ppnP gene encoding pyrimidine/purine nucleoside phosphorylase: MTAFENVSVTKKANVYFDGKCVSHNIELADGTSKSVGVILPATLTFNTGAPEIMELIEGEAKVTLAGSDETVVYKGGESFSVPGNSSFQIEVVEPVHYVCHFG, from the coding sequence ATGACCGCGTTCGAGAATGTCAGTGTCACCAAGAAGGCGAACGTCTACTTCGACGGCAAATGCGTCAGCCACAATATCGAGTTGGCCGATGGCACCAGCAAGTCGGTCGGCGTCATTCTCCCGGCGACGCTGACCTTCAATACCGGCGCGCCGGAGATCATGGAGCTCATCGAGGGTGAGGCCAAGGTGACCCTGGCCGGTTCGGACGAGACCGTCGTCTACAAGGGTGGCGAGTCGTTCTCGGTGCCGGGGAACAGCAGCTTCCAGATCGAGGTTGTCGAGCCGGTGCACTACGTCTGCCACTTCGGCTGA